The genome window AATGAGGGGGTTCTTAATGaaggattttctcaatgaaggctttctcaaagaagggatttctcgatgaagagatttttcaaatgaagggatttttcaatgaaggaattttcaatgaagggatcatcggattccagaacaatgatattcaaagggtcaaataatttcatctttggccatctcaaagaataatcaaataaacaaataaacaaattatgcatttcatgaaactccaaatcaaagcagaaacaagacaaaactcaattgcaaaagatgctttcgttaagctatttacatatgcaagaaaaagttttcgtgaattttagtaaatgacaacccctagattcATCAAAATTTCCTTCGAGAGGGAGGATAatcagccatccaaattgtgcagagctccttcaggattttcaaatctcGTCATTGGAGGtagatgcctcaaaggtgtccttgtgtctgggaaaggggtttgtacttatacttggtccttgttcttctctccctctcaaaattatgtctccggcctcaatcatgtcttggattttgtgtttaagtacCCGACAATTGGCAATAGAATGTCCAGGAGCTCcggaatgataggcacaaaaagATTGAGGATTATAATCAGGGGGAAATCCTTTAGCATAGGCTTTAGGaggtattgtaccaattttccctGCGGCCTTGAGTTGCTCATATAGTTGATCCAAGGGCcgacctaaattggtaaaagttctatatcGGGCCGGGTCTTGGGTGCCTGCGGtctgttgatagttgtagttatGGTTGACGGGTAAGGTGGGTCTTGGATGATAAGGAGAGCGACGTCTAGTTTGAAAGCTATGTGGAGaaatatgaaatggtgttgtaggtgtgtttgggtaatttggtcgaggtTGAGGATGAGTGGTATTGGTATGGTGAACAAGATGAGGGTATGATTGATACGGGTAACGGGGTGAATAGGTGGAGTTCTGTCGGTATCTCGGTTGGGGACCAGGGCCTCGATTCGAGACAAATGAAGCctcatcttctctctttttgaatGGGGATTTCTTGTTACCGCCGCCTTGATTTTGCATTGCTTCCAATTGCGATTTCAGAGCCGACACGTTAATAATCTTTCCTGCCCTTATAAACtcatcatattcttccaatttatTAACAATCTCGGCAAAGGAACAACCAGttattcgaaaaatttcttcaaagtatggcggatcatgtgccttaatgaaggtgcgtatgatttcgtcctcagtcattggtggctcgacttttgcagctattttcctccatctcttagcataagtcttgtgatcctcagagggttttctttttgttccttccagcgtggttcgtgttggagccagctcgcaattatactcgtactgctttacaaaagcgttggacaagtcaagccaggtcttcgcttcttcgggtttcagcttggaataccagtcgagtgcatccccctccagactttcggggaatagcctcaaaggcagattttcatcatctgttggcctacccaacttgttggcgaacaatcggaggtgtgtcttgggattgcccgtgccATCGTATTTGTTGAATTTCGGGGTTTTGAATCCCTCAGGCAACTGtacattcgggaaaaggcaaagctcatcatagtccagcactccttgtttgttcaaaccctgactcctccttataaactcatcaaaacggtcaaggcgtttgagcagctttatatcaacgagagcggaagattcccccatttctgacttggtttgaacaatatggtcAGGTAGGAATAGCTTAGCAGCAGTGTGATAAAGAGTATGTGGCTCTAGTGGtatgtttgaagtgatttggggttgtgggccttgcatgcaaatagggaaaaatgaaggatcaggagggtaagtgtatggctaGCCGAAAAACCTCTCTTTTGGTTCAGCCTTTTCTCCCGTTTCTTTTCTCACCTTGGTCTTCAGACTTCTCTTGAAGCTCTCCCAATCTCTCGGCCCTCTCTTCCCCTATCCTTGCTTCCAGCCGCCACTCGATGCTCTTCCtcagattttctttttgttcagtCAAGCTCCTCCCACGATTTCTCTCTTTCGGCTGCTGCCAAAATGTCACCTTTGCGGCTGCCCTCCCTTCTCTGGTTTCTCTCTTTCTTACACTAGCCTTTTCTCACAGCcacacctttttctcttcagcCGTCCATCTCACCCCTTTTCTCTCTAGTTTTTGAGCCGTCAACCAAAACCTCCCTCCTCCGATGCAGTCGCCTCCTCTCTCTCTGTATGCTCTAgccttttttgttcttttccttcAGCCCCCTCTTTTCACAGACTCTCAGCCCTCATGACCAAACTtcctcctctgttttttttttcgatcCTATCCCCCTCTGCCTTGCTGCTGCTGttctcttttctatttatatgaccCCCCCTAATCCCTAATCCTATCATCCAATGGTTTCTAAACCACCCCAGCTTGACCCTTTTTCCTGGCCCTCCGATAGCTCCCCCCAACTcctccttgcaagctgcggaaaaatgcgcagcttgcatgctgcaggttttttttttttaacttaataatttaacaaaaataaaagtaaaattaaataataataataaaaacaacaattttaattacaaatgtatcagaataaacaaactaaaacaacaaaattgccattttcaatctttttctttcatttttcatttttcatcatttttcactttttttctttttctttaagaaaacattgtattaaaacaactcaacatatttcttgaatatttttctttctttttttcttttttcctagaAATTTTACGCTAAGaataaaaactaaactaaaaactaaaaagtgaataaaactaaaataaaaaactgaaaataaaaagtaaatgaaattacaccaaaaatttgttGTCTACAGACCTTTCTCTCTCTGTATCCTCTACCCTAAAGCTGTGTTTTTCTGTTCTATTTATACCAAGCtagcaaccctaaaaccctcagCTATCCTCTCCAAAATTGTAACCAAAGGGCTGCCCAAGcccttctttgcaagctgcgaaaaaccgcagcttgcaagtcgcgtatcttttttttttctgagattaataaaaacaaaattgaagattACACCAGGCTAGGGTACAGGTCGGGCTAGGGTCGGGCTAGGGTTTCATGGCGGCTCTCCTGCATGGGGAGGCGCCGCCGTTCGTTCGGCCGTCGAAGACGTTCGCCTCCCTGCTCTCTCAATCTCCTTCTTCTTCGTCCTCTGGTATTGGCCATCTCAGTACATACAAGGGGGAGCCATCGTTGGTCATCTCTCGTCAAGATATGATGCAGATTGCGGCGCCTTACTCTAACGCGCTAGTCGGCAGGTTTGCCGTAGGCCGTCCGTCCATGGAGCTTATTCGCAAATTTATTGTTTCTTTGGGGCTGAGGGGTGAGTGCCCGATTGGTTTATTAGATTCCAAGCACATTCTTTTACGTCCATCCGAGGAGGAAGATTACACCAGGCTTTGGTGTCGCAGGTCTTGGTACGTAGGCAAGTTTCATATGTCCCTGTCGAAATGGACAATTGATTTTAAACCAGGAGCAGAGTCATCAATTGCACCAGTTTGGGTCAATTTTCCGGGTCTTCCATTGCCGTTTTTTGAAAAGCAATTTTTGCTTAAGCTAGGTACCTTACTTGGCCGTCCCTTGAAAGTGGATGAAGCTACGACTTCACTGAAACGCCCATCTGTTGCCCGTATATTGTTGGAGATCGATGTATTGCAGTCTCCTAAATCCAGGATTTGGATTGGAGATGATCAGTGGggttttggcaaaaaattgagtACGAAGATTATCCCTCTTATTGTGGGTTTTGCTCGTTGATTGGTCATACAGAATCTGTCTGTCATCGCAAACATCCGGAATTGCGGCCGGTGCGCCGTTCTGGACCATCAGCTACGCCGCACGTCAGACAAGTCTTTCAACCTAAGGGGGTACCTGCTGTTGATGAATCTCTTCCTGTTGTGGATTCTGGGCTTGTGGTAGCCATGGGGGTAACAGAGCCTGAAAATGGTATTTCTGCAATGGATGTTGCCATCCCTGATATTCCACCACCGTCTGCTAACTCTATTAGGGGAAATTCTCCTCCAGCTAGTGTACCTTTTCCTATTCCTGTTCTCTCTAATGCATCTCGGGGGGCTGATGCGGATGCGCAGAATTTTCTCACCCTTGTTCCCCAAGAATCTTCTTCTCCGATTAAGGCTTTATCGGACAATATCCTCTCTTCTGATGAGGATGACCGTCTGTTGCCGTCTGCGTCTTTAGTACCGAACCATGAGCGGACTTCTTATTCTCTCTCTCCTACACGGCACCACGGTCATGTTCGACTGGTGCGGTCTAATTCTGAAGGCCGGTCGGGGGTGAAAGGTCTTTCCTTGGTTGAGCTTAAAAGTTTTCAGGATCGGCTGCCCAGCAGAATCCAAGCATCTAAGCTTTGTTGCGATCCGGTTGCTACGGGAGTTTCTCTGGATGATACTGACTCTCATTTGCTGCAAAAGTTGATTCAAGGCCACAAGGGTCGTAGTAGACAGTCCAGGAAACGAGAAGGTATGACTTCATCTGCGCATTATAATCTTCGGTCTAATAATGTTAAATCCAATTAAGTTTATAGTGTGGAACATTTGGGGTGCGTCGAACAGGGATTCATTGCGGTATATTCGTTGCACTTGTAGATCACACAATATTAGGTTATTGATTCTGTtggaaccattagctaatgtcTCTCATTTGGAGAGTGTGCAGCTGTTCTTGGGATTTGATTTTGCCCGGTCTTTCGTGCATAATAAAATCTGGATATTCTGGTGTTCAGAGGCTAGGTATTCTTTTGTAGAAGCTGTGGATCAATTAGTTCATATATATTTGTCTTTCCCGTCTGGTTCTTCCATTATTATTTCGGCTGTCTATGCGAAGTGTAACAGAATTGGTAGGAGACGGCTATGGGAGGCTTTGGAGCAATTTTCTACGTCTATTACTCTTCCATGGATTGCCGTAGGGGACTACAACGTTATTTCTTGCGCGgaggaaaggattggaggatcaGCTCCCAATATTCGTGATTTGGAGGAATTCAACTCTGCTTTACATCGGAGTGGGCTATTCCCAGTTCAATTCGATGGGTCTGTTTACACATGGACCAATGGTCGCATGTGGCAGCGTCTCGATCGAGCGGTCGTTAATGGCGTTTGGTTGTCTGATGTTGAGATGACTCGAGTAGCTCATCTTCAATGAGGGCGGTCTGATCATTGTCCGTTGTTGATCAGGGGGGGAAGTACGTCAACTAGGCGCTCTTCATTCCGGTTTCTTAACGTCTGGCGAGGTCATTCCAGTTTTCAAACAACAGTGAAGTCTGCGTGGGCTCAGACTGTGTCTGGAGTGGGAATGCAGAAATTCTTTAATAAGTTGCAGGTGGTTAAAAGAGTTTTATCTCGATGGAATGTGGGTGTATTTGGGAATGTCTCTCAAAGGGTCCAAGTGGCAGCAGATAATTTATTGGCCAAGGAAATTTTGTATGACCAGAATAGAGATACGCTGTCGAGGATGGCAGTTCACGAGGCAAGGGCAGTTCATTCTCGGGAGCTAGCGTTGGAATGTGAATTCTGGAGACAAAAGGCAGCGATCAAATGGATCAAAGAGGGCGACGCTAATACATCCTTTTTCCATGCAGCAGTTAAGCAAAAACGCAGCTCTAATTTTATTACACGCATTAGGGGTAACGGGGACTGTTGGTTTGATAGTATTGATGATATTAAGCTGTCGGCGGGTGATTTTTTCTCCTCTTTGTTCACGGCCGACCGCGTTGCTTGTTCTGGCAGCAGACCGTCTCTTGATCTGCCCAAGCTTACGCAGGAGGAGAACGACATGCTGCTGAAATCACCATCGGTAGAAGAAGTTCATACGGTAATATGCTCCCTGGACCCTCAGAGTGCTGCGGGCCCTGATGGGTTTGGAGGGGGCTTTTATCAAAGTTGCTGGGAGTGTATCAAGGACGACTTCATGGATGCGGTGAAGGATTTCTTCGCTGGTGCCACAATGCCTCGTGGGTTTTGAAGTACCACGATCACATTATTGCCTAAAAAGGAGGGGGCGTGTGAGTGGAAAGATTTCCGCCCAATAAGCTTATCCAATGTTAGCTCGAAGATCATTTCTAAGATTTTGTCTAGCCGCATTAATCAGCTTCTTCCTAAGTTGATTTTAGAGTTTTAGACTGGCTTTATACCGGGCAGGGGAATACAGGATAATGTTCTCCTCGCTCAGAAATTAATTCTGGATTCGGACAAGAAATTGCGTCACCCTAACGTAATATTGAAATTGGATATGGAGAAGGCCTATGACAGGGTGGAATGGGGGTTTTTATTATACATGCTTCGTGAATTTGGCTTTAAGGAAGGTGTGGTAGATCTAATTTTTCGTTTAATATCCAATGTTTGGTTTTCTGTGTTGGTTAATGGGGAGCTTACGAGTTTTTTCAAGTCGACTAGAGGGGTTCGTCAGGGGGATCCTCTATCTTccactcttttcctttttgtatcTGAATTTCTTGGCCGGGGCCTCCAGCAGCTGTTTACCAGCTCCCCGGGTTTTAGATTTTTGTCTAAGGGAGGGCTGGTCCCGTTTCTTGCGTTTGCCGATGACATGGTTATTTTCACGCGGGCATCGTCTGAATGTCTGCTGGCTGTGTCGTCCCTTCTTCGAGAATATGAAATTCTTTCTGGCCAAAAAATTAATCTCTCCAAGAGTCGTTTCCTTTGTTCGTCGAAGCTTCCTTCGGAGATTATCACCTTAATTCAGCAAGTTACGGGATTTCAAGAGCAGTCTTGGCCTGTGAAATATTTGGGAGTTCCACTTACTAGTGGCCGTAGGAAAAGTATCTTTTTTGATGGAGTTTTTGCTTCTGTTAGAGCAAAGCTGCATCATTGGAGCTCCCGGTTTCTTTCTGCTGGGGGGAAGCTCATCTTGCTTCGTCATGTGTTGAACTCAATGCCTCTTTATCTGTTGCAGGTTTCTAAACCACCTAAGGGGGTTTTTCTTAGGTTAGGCAGGCTGTTTAATGCGTTCTTGTGGGATGGCAAGGATGGTAGACGGATTCATTGGTCTTCCTGGGAGAAAGTATGTTTCCCAGTCGAAGAAGGGGGGTTGGGATTTCGATCTCTGTTGGACTTAGAGAAGGCTTTTGCAATGAAATTATGGTGGAGAATTCGTCAAAAGAGTTCTCCGTGGGCAAGCTTTATGCATCGCAAGTATATTGGCGCTCAGCATCCATTCTTGGCAGCGGCTGGCGTTGGGTCGGCAACATGGAAGCGGGTCTGCTCGGTTCGGGCTATAGCTGAAGACAATATTCGTTGGCGCCTTGGCGAGGGGTTCATCGATTTGTGGCATGATCGATGGCTTTTCGATGAACCGCTTAGCAGGCAGTTTGATGGGGTGCCTCCTCATTGCTTAGTAGCTGAGTTTTATAGCTCTACGGGGTGGAATATTCAACGGCTCCTCCAGGTTCTTCCTCGATCTGTTGTTAATAGTATTTCACAAACAATTGTTGATCTGGCTCTTAAGGACGAATTGGTTTGGGCTCCTTCGGCGGATGGTACGTTCACTGTGTCGTCAGCCTGGGAGTTAATTAGACAGCGGCGTAACCTGTCCTTGGTTTGGCGTGGAATTTGGTGTCCATTGCTGCCTTTAAAAATGTCTTACCTAGCTTGGAGGGTTTTGGCTGATTTTCTTCCTCTGGACGACAAGCTCCGTTCTagaggattttctttggtttccAAATGCGACTGTTGTGGTGATTCAGCGGAGTCCTTGCATCATATTTTTGTGCAGGGCAGATTAGCAAGTGCTGTTTGGCAGCATTTCTTTCTGGCTTGCGGAATCCCGTGGGGATCATTCTCATGTGTTTCTTCGCTGCTAGTGGTGTGGTTTCAATCTTCTGGGAATGGACGATTGAATCATGTTCGGTGTGCTATACCAGTTGTAGTGCTGTGGTTTATGTGGCGTAGTAGAAATGATGCTTGGTTTGGAAATATTCCCTCGGCCTAttctaaagttatttttgatGTCAATGGGTGGTTGTTTGCTACGGGGGCTGCACGCATGTTAAACAGATTTCAGTTGGAGGGGGATACGGATACGTACTTTGCTCGGTACTTTCGGATCAAACCAGCTAAATCATTACGTCCGAAGGCTATATCATGGATGAAGCCTCCTCGGGGGTCAATCAAGCTGAACACCGACGCAAGTGTGACCAATGGGTTGGCAAAAGGCGGTGGAGTGATACGAGATTTTGAAGGGAAGATGCTTGGTGCTTTTTATAAGGAGTTTGGAGAATGTGAAGTGGTTCATGCGGAGGGTTTAGCATTGTTGACTGGGCTACAGTGGTGTGTTGGGACAGGGTTGTCAGGTATTTTAGTGGAAGTGGATTCTCTAGCATTGGCACGGCTGGTTACTAGTCAAACGGTTGGTAAGTGGCCGTTGTGTAGCGTCTTAAGCCAAATTCGTCTGTTGCTAGGTAAGGTGAATGGGGCCATTTCGCATATTTATCGTGAGGCGAATGCCGTGGCAGACAGCTTAGCGGCGTTATCTCTGGAGAGTTCATGGGTTACTTTCCAATCTCATCAGCAGCTGCCAAGTAGAGCTCGGTCATTGATTCATTTGGATGCAATAGGTTATCCATATATTCGCAACTTTAATTGTTAGGAATAGTTTCTCCTACGGTTCCTGGCATGTATTGAACGGTGGGACTTGTTTCCTCGTTCGTTTTTTTATTCGCATTTAATAAAAGTTGGGGAGCTCTCtccttttaaaaataaaaaaaaaacaaaattgataataataaaaataaataacaaaaacaattgggtgaaaaataaataaactagaaacaacaaagtgcaatttccaattccttttttttcattttctattttcatcgtttttacttttcttttctttttcactttcaagaaagcattgaatttaagtTACAAACGACTAagtcatattttttttgaatgctttttctttttccttttttcaagaaattctatgctaaaacttaaaaataaaaataaaactagaaactaaaaactaaaaactaaaaaacgaacacgacaaataaaaaactaaaaatgaaattacaccaaaaatttggtgtctacacctagttatcccttttgagtcttcagaataaaatacttcgtttAACAACCTCTGAGAATCACaaacccacactggggcaagtttgaattgcaaaggaaagaaaagtctcaagaggtgaaaagtgataaagcaacaaaagcaaaaagaaaaaaaaaagaagaagaagaagaaaagagaacctcggttaaacataaattggggcaaattttgaaaatttcaaaagaatggcagaagcccaaaaaggaaaaaagaagcaaatgaaagaaaaaagagcctcaattgagaataaattggggcaagttTTGGTTTAACACTAAAATAGGATTGATACGATAAcgcgatctcagatcatttaaacTACTTCTAAAATatgttttcaagccttaacttttctaagcaccctaccagacctcattacaaaagtcgaaagtcctgacttctatTCTTTGCATTATCTctatcaagaaattttctaatttattggcaagtgatgctcatatactgatgccaacaaattttttagatgtacttctgaattgattagctgTGAAATTGACAGTGCTCATCATGTGAAAACCCGCAAAGATGCcattaaaaaaagagagagagagagagaggaaaaaagcgagcgaaataaatgcaaatgaaatacaaaagattcgatggtgaagtcccTGTTGAGTAATAATGaaagtcaaacaaagttcaggatcttcgagttcaaaataggagcaattttagaaaaaatgcGATTTTCGGTGCAacgtccttgaaagtcttattgtttaactatcgttttcaagccacattacaagctcataaagtccatcgctgacttatccttcatgacaactcgaAGTAGGGATTATGCTTCTAaggaatccatcaatcatttgtgatcttaAGACTATAACctgttttcacatgtttagctatcgtttctgcccatacgttacaagcctaaaaagcttatatgttgactaaattttcttaagaaataggggtgacaaactacttgctttcactaagatgtgatattgaatgggtTTGATACGATTTGGGCGCAAGAATGAGACagattctgacctcccatttccttagccaccttaaaaatcagaaataatacccacttgattggtcctgaaagacgagctaacaagaagtggtgacccattaTCCTAAGCATCAatgctaaagtgaggaagaaatcttctctactttggtattattttgagagATTCATAATGAAATTTCTGTATGAATTTAAGCGAGACGTTCAATTTTCTTCTCATTATGTGTAATATGAGGTTATCTCCTAAATTttaggaaacacagtttcttactttcaaataaatggagaatcatctaaacaaatttttgcaatcaaagaggcctacactggggcagatttttatttataagatttcacaaaagaaacccatactggggcaaatttttataacacatttgaggatttcaagagtcaagcaagacattttcgaatcaatcacgctgctcttttcatgaaatttaagtgcatgttatACTTTGGTAAGCCCATGTGCAGGTATTTAtggctgaaatcgacgaaaaagcatttggtgatgtggaaggccgataccgaaaaagaagaaaggagaaagaaggaagaaggccctacactggagcaaattatttttgaaaaggttCTCTTGAAAAGATCAAAAAATCaggaaaattccaaaaaaaaaaaatcaaaaaaatcaaaaaatcaaaaatcaaaaatcaaaaatcaaaaatcaaaaatcaaaaataaaaaaagtaaaaaaaatcaaaataaaaaatcaaatcaagttttatcacggcaggctcgggtttaatctcactgaccgattgtcaaggcatttcatttttgcactgccactagccgtgggtcagtcccactagtgagcatttccatTTTAGAGGTGACTagatggattggtgtgagagggactaATTAGAGGTGACTagatggattggtgtgagagggacaaaaggatagccatgcattaattaaggtgacaagtgtcacctcccTATTtcatcttggactttgactaattggccaactttaccaaataattcccaaaattcaccaaaaattcatcattctctccctctcttggctGACTCTCtccacaagaaaagaaaagaaaactctcaactctTTGGCTTCCAATCTCGCTTAATCCTCaaatctaaccgattaaacttggattctctccataaaaacccctaGTCTAGTGGTTGCAAGGTTGGTTATCATGTGGTTTGGAagattaaggtgctaagttgcttcctttcttgggttggtaaggtgagtagccaAGAAATTCTTTCTTGTTCATGATAATGctaaattggtgccttgtggtagttgaataagtgattttttggatgatttcatAACTTGTGAagattgatggatttttatttttatgcttgatttttctgatttcatatgtttagtattggttagtcatggattgttggTTAGTTATTGTGTAAAACGgagttgatatatgttggatatggttGATTGTgcaaaattctggtttggggcaaaatttccaggttagggtttcaaacaggcctgttct of Coffea arabica cultivar ET-39 chromosome 5c, Coffea Arabica ET-39 HiFi, whole genome shotgun sequence contains these proteins:
- the LOC113689201 gene encoding uncharacterized protein, whose product is MAALLHGEAPPFVRPSKTFASLLSQSPSSSSSGIGHLSTYKGEPSLVISRQDMMQIAAPYSNALVGRFAVGRPSMELIRKFIVSLGLRGECPIGLLDSKHILLRPSEEEDYTRLWCRRSWYVGKFHMSLSKWTIDFKPGAESSIAPVWVNFPGLPLPFFEKQFLLKLGTLLGRPLKVDEATTSLKRPSVARILLEIDVLQSPKSRIWIGDDQWESVCHRKHPELRPVRRSGPSATPHVRQVFQPKGVPAVDESLPVVDSGLVVAMGVTEPENGISAMDVAIPDIPPPSANSIRGNSPPASVPFPIPVLSNASRGADADAQNFLTLVPQESSSPIKALSDNILSSDEDDRLLPSASLVPNHERTSYSLSPTRHHGHVRLVRSNSEGRSGVKGLSLVELKSFQDRLPSRIQASKLCCDPVATGVSLDDTDSHLLQKLIQGHKGRSRQSRKREEARYSFVEAVDQLVHIYLSFPSGSSIIISAVYAKCNRIGRRRLWEALEQFSTSITLPWIAVGDYNVISCAEERIGGSAPNIRDLEEFNSALHRSGLFPVQFDGSVYTWTNGRMWQRLDRAVVNGVWGGSTSTRRSSFRFLNVWRGHSSFQTTVKSAWAQTVSGVGMQKFFNKLQVVKRVLSRWNVGVFGNVSQRVQVAADNLLAKEILYDQNRDTLSRMAVHEARAVHSRELALECEFWRQKAAIKWIKEGDANTSFFHAAVKQKRSSNFITRIRGNGDCWFDSIDDIKLSAGDFFSSLFTADRVACSGSRPSLDLPKLTQEENDMLLKSPSVEEVHTVICSLDPQSAAGPDGFGGGFYQSCWECIKDDFMDAVKDFFAGATMPRGF